The genome window ACCCACATCATGTTTGTCTCGACTTGCTTCGACTCCTAAGCCGGACAAGTTTGAGAAAACTGCCAAGTATTTTGTAACAGCACGCCGTACGCCATCAACGCGCGGCGATCGTGACCCAATAGCGCGTGTACCGATGCACGCGCAGCGGCAAACGCCGCTCCAGGGATTCCAGAATGCGGTCCGTGGGGTCCGGACCATTCAACGGCCACGCGCCCGTAATGATCAGATTGCCGACTTCGGGCGCGCAGCGCAGCCGCCCTGGCCGGTAACGCGCCAGGTTCTCGACAAAATCCGCCAGGCGCATGCCGGCGGCGGTCAGGCTGCCGCCCGCCCAGGATTGACGGTTTTCATCCAACGCCACCACGGGTTCGATACGCAAACGGCTAAAGCGCGTCTGCTCGCCTGCACGCAAGACCATCATGGCGCCCGCCGCCGCATCCGCATTGCGCACCTGAACCTGACCTTCGTGGACCGCCACGCTGGTCACGTCATAGTCGCCGCCCGCGGACGGGCCGCGCCAGACTGCATAGCGGGTGCCGATGGGCTGCAAGGTTCCCTCGCGTGTACCCACCACGAACGGCCGCCCCGCCCTGTCAGGCGCGGTCGTCACCATGACCTCGCCTTGCAGCAGCACGATGCGCCGCTCGCCACCCGAGTACTGGACGTTCACCGCAGTAGCGGTGTTCAGCTGCAAACGCGTACCGTCGGCCAGCGTCACGTCGCGCAACTCGCCTGACGACGTACTCAAGTCAGCGGTGAGCGTGCCGAATTGCGTGCGCAACATGGCCTGCTCTTGCACGCCGTACCAGCCAAGGCCGCCCGCGCCCGCCCAGACCAGCGCCTTCAATGCGCGGCGACGATGCGACAGGCTGCTGGCCCGGGCCAGCGTGCTTCGGGCCGCCAAGGAGTCGATGCGGGCGGCGCCGCGGCTGACCGTTGCATTCAAGGATTGCAGCCGCTGCCAGGCGCGGTCGTGATCAGGATGCGCCTGCCGCCAGCGCGCACAGGCCGCCTCGTCTGCAGCGGTATGTACACCAGAGGCCAGCCGCACGTACCAGCCAACGGCCTGTTCGACGATCGCTTCGGCCACCGCGCCATCGGCTGCCGCACGGCCAGACGCGACGCCTTCAGACATACAGCGCCTTATAGCAATGCGTCACGGCCAGCGTCATCGCTTTCTGGACGCGATTGACACTGACACCCAACTG of Achromobacter seleniivolatilans contains these proteins:
- a CDS encoding FecR domain-containing protein; translated protein: MSEGVASGRAAADGAVAEAIVEQAVGWYVRLASGVHTAADEAACARWRQAHPDHDRAWQRLQSLNATVSRGAARIDSLAARSTLARASSLSHRRRALKALVWAGAGGLGWYGVQEQAMLRTQFGTLTADLSTSSGELRDVTLADGTRLQLNTATAVNVQYSGGERRIVLLQGEVMVTTAPDRAGRPFVVGTREGTLQPIGTRYAVWRGPSAGGDYDVTSVAVHEGQVQVRNADAAAGAMMVLRAGEQTRFSRLRIEPVVALDENRQSWAGGSLTAAGMRLADFVENLARYRPGRLRCAPEVGNLIITGAWPLNGPDPTDRILESLERRLPLRVHRYTRYWVTIAAR